A window of Halobaculum roseum genomic DNA:
CGGGTACCCTTCGACGTGCTCGATGTCGAGTGACGCGCGTGGCTCGAGGACGATCTGCAGTGGTCCGTCCAGCTCGTCTCGGGGCTGTCGCTCGAATGCGGTGGGGAGGTCGAAGGACTCGAAGAATGTCTCCCAGGCGTCGACGTCCTGCTCACGAACAGCGAGGAACAGTGGATAGTCGTCGGGCTCGCGACCGACCTGGTAGCCGCCCTGAGTCCACACGTAGACGGCGTCGATCCGCGTGAACGCGAACGGCCAGTCACTGAACTGCGGGATGACGTAGGCTTCCTCGATAGAGGGTGGACTGACGCCGGCGCTGGCAGCCACGAGCTCGCGTGCGGCGGCCCTCACGCGCTCGTCGACGACAGTGAGGCCGTCATCATAGGCAACGTAGCCTGCGTCTTCGAGACGATTGACAGCCTGTCTCACCGTCTCGTACGGCGTGTGGAGGTGTTGGGCGACACGACGGATGGAGTCACCACTCTCGATAGCGAGGATGACCTGCGCCGCGGTGTCGTCGAGCACCTCGTACATCTGGTGGTTACCAATAATCCGGTAACAGTTAAAAGTCTTACTCGAATGACCATGAAGCCACTATCTCTCTCCATACTCTCGAAGGTAGTCCTGATTCCCGCTGAAAACACGTGGAACGATTATAACGAATTCAACGAACAAAACGAACTGAACGAGAAAAACGAATGTAGTGAACGCATTCTGAGGAACGACCTGGCACCCTCT
This region includes:
- a CDS encoding helix-turn-helix domain-containing protein — its product is MYEVLDDTAAQVILAIESGDSIRRVAQHLHTPYETVRQAVNRLEDAGYVAYDDGLTVVDERVRAAARELVAASAGVSPPSIEEAYVIPQFSDWPFAFTRIDAVYVWTQGGYQVGREPDDYPLFLAVREQDVDAWETFFESFDLPTAFERQPRDELDGPLQIVLEPRASLDIEHVEGYPVIPRAETIEYMRENYAQFQSALAMLDRMYEDLDLGVTYRETERAQT